The Setaria italica strain Yugu1 chromosome IX, Setaria_italica_v2.0, whole genome shotgun sequence genome has a window encoding:
- the LOC101781214 gene encoding ubiquitin carboxyl-terminal hydrolase 3, with the protein MGAASSRLEKALGEQFPEGERYFGLENFGNTCYCNSVLQALYFCVPFRDQLLEYYASNKSTGDVEENMLTCLADLFSQISNQKKKTGVIAPKRFIQRLKKQNEIFRSYMHQDAHEFLNFLLNELVDILEKEHNAARESLQNLSLQKNSNGPINGLPNGCHKESAATWVHKCFQGILTNETRCLRCETVTDRDETFFDLSLDIEQNSSITSCLKNFSSTETLNAEDKFFCDKCCSLQEAQKRMKIKKPPNILVIHLKRFKYIEQLQRYKKLSYRVVFPLELKLLNTVDNSDLEYSLFAVVVHVGSGPNHGHYISLVKSHNHWLFFDDENVEMTDESMVQAFFGSPQEFSGNTDNGYILFYESLAEKS; encoded by the exons atgggcGCGGCGAGCTCCAGGCTGGAGAAGGCGCTGGGCGAGCAGTTCCCCGAGGGCGAGCGCTACTTCGGCCTCGAGAACTTCGGCAACACCTGCTACTGCAACAGCGTCCTGCAG GCACTTTATTTTTGTGTTCCTTTCCGTGATCAATTGCTGGAGTACTATGCAAGCAATAAAAGCACCGGAGATGTTGAAGAGAACATGCTAACCTGCCTGGCTGATCTGTTCTCTCAG ATCAGTaatcagaagaagaaaactGGAGTCATTGCTCCTAAGCGTTTTATACAACGATTGAAGAAACAGAATGAAATTTTCCGCAGTTATATGCATCAG GATGCTCACgagtttttgaattttttacTGAATGAGCTCGTTGACATTCTAGAGAAGGAACATAATGCTGCAAGAGAGTCCCTTCAAAATCTCTCATTGCAAAAGAATTCCAATGGCCCTATTAATGGCCTACCCAATGGCTGTCACAAAGAATCAGCTGCTACATGGGTCCATAAATGCTTCCAG GGAATATTGACTAATGAAACAAGATGTCTGAGATGTGAAACTGTGACTGATAGAGATGAAACATTTTTTGACCTGAGCCTGGACATTGAACAGAATAGTTCAATCACGAGCTGTCTTAAGAACTTCAGCTCGACAGAGACTTTGAATGCCGAGGATAAGTTCTTCTGTGACAAATGTTGCAG TTTACAGGAAGCTCAGAAAAGAATGAAGATAAAGAAACCACCAAACATCCTGGTAATTCATCTCAAGCGTTTCAAGTATATTGAGCAACTTCAGCGCTACAAGAAGCTATCATATCGAGTGGTTTTCCCGCTGGAGCTTAAACTTCTCAACACTGTTGACAACTCAGACTTGGAATACTCCCTTTTTGCTGTGGTAGTTCATGTTGGAAGTGGGCCAAATCATGGCCACTATATCAGCTTGGTTAAGAGCCACAATCATTGGTTATTCTTCGATGATGAGAATGTTGAGATGACTGACGAGTCCATGGTACAGGCATTCTTTGGCTCACCACAAGAGTTCAGTGGCAACACTGATAATGGCTACATTCTCTTCTATGAAAGCCTTGCAGAAAAAAGTTGA
- the LOC101780810 gene encoding uncharacterized protein LOC101780810 — protein sequence MAPAPPEDFQCAANGNCAAPPRKPPPAPAAGDGELRWLRRCVEAAGKGFAIGAGLKGGLALFSVLVRIRSRRSPRSRKAGAMTNEEAVVLALKETVRYGLFLGTFAGSYVSVDEYIAAVWGRKRTARWRSLLAGLIAGPSMLLTGPGTQHTSLAIYILMRAAVLASRCGIKSKRFGKICKPLTWSNGDIFLMCLASAQILSAYILKQDSLPSSYKSFLNKHGGKDLTILQGVKDIVNHTAISNLAGIEKYYKSVGVDIKLDPNMKVPCPIVHGNQSCTGHVFSFLLQAYGRAVPVYVPVYLVPALVVHRQHLMKSPSTILGKSLLGIARSSLFLSVYCASAWAWTCLLFRTFQSANTPLVILGTFPTGLALFIEKKSRRIEISLYCLARAIESFFTCMTDAGLCPPILQIKRADVVVFSIATSIIMHCYAQEREVFRSKYLNVLDWVFGVPPPLDNEGESGYQPDDEAKKCQ from the exons ATGGCCCCCGCCCCGCCGGAGGATTTCCAATGCGCGGCGAACGGCAACTGCGCCGCCCCGCCGAGGAAGCCCCCGCCAGCGCCTGCCGCCGGGGACGGCGAGCTCCGGTGGCTCCGGCGgtgcgtggaggcggcggggaagggCTTCGCCATCGGCGCGGGGCTCAAGGGCGGCCTCGCGCTCTTCTCCGTCCTCGTCCGCATCCGCAGCCGCCGCTCCCCCAGATCGAGGAAAGCGGGAGCGATGACCAacgaggaggcggtggtgctggcTCTGAAGGAGACGGTGAGGTACGGCCTGTTCCTGGGGACCTTCGCCGGCAGCTACGTCTCCGTCGACGAGTACATCGCCGCCGTCTGGGGACGTAAGAG AACAGCAAGGTGGAGGTCACTCTTAGCTGGGTTGATTGCTGGTCCTTCTATGCTCCTGACAGGACCAGGAACTCAACATACTAGTTTGGCTATATACATTCTCATGCGTGCAGCAGTACTTGCATCTCGTTGTGGAATAAAGAGCAAAAGATTTGGAAAGATCTGTAAACCTTTGACTTGGTCAAATGGTGATATCTTCCTTATGTGCCTTGCATCTGCACAAATTTT GTCAGCGTACATTTTAAAGCAGGACAGTTTGCCATCATCGTATAAATCATTTCTAAATAAGCATGGTGGAAAAGATCTTACTATTTTGCAAGGTGTGAAGGATATAGTCAACCACACTGCTATCAGTAACTTAGCGGGTATCGAGAAGTACTACAAATCTGTTGGTGTTGATATAAAGTTAGATCCAAACATGAAAGTGCCTTGCCCA ATTGTGCATGGTAATCAATCATGTACAGGACATGTCTTTTCATTTTTGTTACAAGCATATGGAAGAGCAGTTCCTGTATATGTTCCTGTATACTTAGTTCCAGCACTAGTAGTTCATCGGCAGCATCTCATGAAAAG TCCTTCCACAATTTTAGGGAAGAGTCTTCTAGGGATAGCAAGATCTAGCCTGTTTCTCTCAGTATACTGTGCATCCGCATG GGCTTGGACCTGCCTGCTTTTTAGAACCTTCCAGAGTGCAAATACCCCTCTTGTTATACTTGGCACG TTTCCAACAGGTTTGGCACTGTTTATCGAGAAGAAGAGCAGAAGAATTGAGATATCCCTGTACTGCCTTGCCAGAGCCATCGAGAGCTTTTTCACATGCATGACTGATGCAGGACTCTGCCCACCAATACTGCAGATAAAGCGAGCCGATGTAGTCGTGTTCAGTATAGCTACCTCAATCATTATGCATTGCTATGCACAGGAAAGAGAAGTATTCCGGTCCAAGTACCTGAATGTGCTCGACTGGGTATTTGGTGTGCCACCGCCCCTCGACAACGAGGGTGAAAGTGGCTATCAACCAGATGATGAAGCCAAAAAGTGCCAGTGA